A DNA window from Sulfitobacter noctilucicola contains the following coding sequences:
- a CDS encoding sensor histidine kinase produces the protein MQHDDARIQKADDILSAQWASAPFLKKVTDIVPNVIYVFNQKTQSNEYTNRSLGTALGYSEQEVRDLGADLMPHICHPQDLPRIFSHFEGLQSLIDDEVKQVDYRVRHKQGHWVWLLSQDRVFERAPDGSVLRHIGVASDISAQKAAEEHARSEQRKAEITSAELRDFSYSMSHDMKSPSSTLHLLLSELIDSHGDTLDEDAASLVYMSLTTVTRLSKLVDDVLHYTRVVDHDLHPEAVDLSLIVKDVLGDLHGIIKHGNSVVEVGYLPVVMADKRQMRILFQCLIENAIKFHTPGRSAKVQISSSALVEDRNFRITIADDGIGIDRHKHEQIFTIFKRLNAENDFVGSGLGLAICRRIAANHQTDITVDSAPGEGSAFSIGLPQA, from the coding sequence ATGCAACACGACGATGCCCGAATCCAGAAGGCGGACGACATTTTGTCAGCGCAATGGGCATCTGCGCCTTTTTTGAAGAAGGTAACTGATATCGTTCCGAACGTTATCTACGTCTTTAATCAAAAGACCCAATCGAACGAATATACCAACCGTTCTTTGGGCACCGCTTTAGGATATTCAGAACAGGAAGTGCGCGATTTGGGCGCGGATCTGATGCCGCATATCTGCCATCCCCAAGACCTGCCGAGAATTTTTTCGCATTTCGAAGGGCTGCAATCCTTGATCGATGACGAGGTAAAGCAGGTAGACTACCGCGTGCGCCATAAGCAGGGGCACTGGGTATGGCTGCTGTCGCAGGATCGCGTGTTCGAGCGGGCCCCTGACGGATCTGTGTTGCGTCACATCGGGGTTGCGTCAGATATCAGCGCGCAAAAAGCTGCTGAAGAACATGCACGATCGGAACAGCGGAAAGCGGAAATCACAAGCGCAGAACTGCGCGATTTTTCCTATTCCATGTCACACGATATGAAGTCTCCCTCCAGCACATTGCACCTGTTGCTGAGCGAGCTGATCGACAGCCATGGTGACACGCTGGATGAGGATGCGGCGTCTTTGGTCTATATGTCACTGACCACCGTGACACGCCTGTCGAAGCTCGTGGATGACGTTCTGCATTACACGCGGGTCGTCGACCATGATCTGCATCCAGAAGCCGTCGATCTGAGCCTGATCGTCAAAGACGTGCTGGGCGATTTGCACGGGATCATAAAGCACGGCAATTCAGTTGTTGAAGTCGGTTACTTGCCTGTTGTTATGGCCGACAAACGACAAATGCGCATTCTTTTCCAGTGCCTGATAGAAAACGCGATCAAATTCCACACACCAGGCCGTAGCGCAAAGGTACAGATCTCCTCCAGCGCGCTGGTTGAAGACAGAAACTTTCGAATCACAATTGCTGATGATGGCATCGGGATCGACAGACACAAACACGAACAGATCTTCACAATTTTCAAACGGTTGAATGCTGAAAACGACTTTGTCGGCAGCGGCCTCGGGCTTGCGATTTGTCGCCGCATCGCCGCGAACCATCAAACAGATATTACAGTCGATTCCGCCCCCGGCGAAGGGTCGGCATTCAGCATAGGACTCCCGCAAGCATGA
- a CDS encoding response regulator: protein MTHPDAYPIQNLMLIDDNSFDQMIYQRISQKSGMVGNLMQFTDATKALEHLADTGKVRPDLILLDINMPIMDGFEFLEAVTEKFGADMCPIVVMLTTSLNPKDELRAKGFSVVEDFLNKPLTKAHLEKLSELVNGHKKQVPFNDTAKAQTEQVVSK, encoded by the coding sequence ATGACGCATCCAGATGCCTACCCGATACAGAACCTGATGCTGATCGACGACAACAGTTTCGATCAGATGATTTACCAGCGTATTTCGCAAAAGTCAGGGATGGTGGGTAATCTGATGCAGTTTACCGATGCAACCAAAGCGCTTGAGCATCTGGCCGACACGGGCAAAGTCAGACCCGATCTCATCCTGCTCGACATCAACATGCCGATTATGGACGGCTTTGAATTTCTCGAAGCGGTGACAGAGAAGTTTGGCGCGGATATGTGTCCGATTGTCGTCATGCTGACCACGTCGCTGAACCCCAAGGACGAATTGCGGGCCAAGGGTTTTTCGGTGGTGGAGGACTTTCTCAACAAGCCTCTGACGAAAGCGCATCTTGAAAAACTGTCGGAGCTGGTGAACGGGCATAAAAAACAGGTGCCTTTTAACGATACCGCCAAAGCGCAGACGGAACAGGTCGTCTCAAAATAG
- a CDS encoding pyridoxal-phosphate dependent enzyme: MKYELNSPDRAKAVQAGLQAIPAPSLDAERPQSMLGRCPVAGQTPLITSPELARAAHVRCVYLKDERARMSLGSFKALGAAYVIAHDAAEGRAKGQTYVTASAGNHGLSVAAGANAFGAQAVVFLAETVPESFADRLRNLGAKVERHGAFYEESMEGAAQAAQANGWQLLSDSSWPGYIDRPHRLMEGYLVLMHEAIAQMTEVPTHLFLQAGVGGLAAACAGLARKAWGTATKIIVVEPEAAPALAASIRAGSAQKTQGPASEMGRLDCKEPSLIALKGLARDADIFMTLTEEEGRTGHEACQDAGLPSTPSGAAGIAGLLAVPGMADDFGLTDTSCILAILSEEPVP, translated from the coding sequence ATGAAGTATGAACTGAATTCCCCGGATCGAGCAAAGGCCGTGCAGGCCGGATTGCAAGCCATACCTGCGCCTAGTCTGGATGCTGAACGCCCCCAATCGATGCTCGGCCGCTGTCCTGTAGCGGGTCAAACGCCACTTATTACTTCGCCCGAACTTGCGCGGGCAGCACATGTTCGATGCGTTTACCTGAAAGATGAACGCGCTCGGATGAGCTTAGGTAGTTTTAAGGCTTTAGGTGCTGCGTATGTCATCGCGCATGATGCTGCTGAGGGCCGTGCGAAGGGGCAGACCTATGTGACCGCGAGCGCAGGCAATCACGGATTATCCGTAGCCGCCGGTGCCAATGCATTCGGCGCGCAGGCGGTTGTTTTTCTTGCCGAAACGGTACCCGAAAGTTTTGCAGACCGGTTGCGAAACTTAGGCGCAAAGGTGGAGCGGCACGGCGCGTTCTATGAGGAAAGTATGGAAGGTGCGGCGCAGGCGGCGCAAGCGAATGGCTGGCAATTGTTATCGGACAGTTCTTGGCCCGGCTACATAGATCGCCCGCATCGATTAATGGAAGGCTATTTGGTTCTGATGCACGAGGCCATCGCGCAGATGACTGAAGTTCCGACCCACCTTTTCTTGCAGGCCGGTGTCGGCGGATTGGCTGCGGCATGCGCCGGTTTGGCCCGAAAGGCATGGGGGACAGCCACAAAGATCATCGTTGTAGAGCCGGAGGCGGCACCGGCACTCGCCGCTTCGATCCGCGCGGGTAGTGCGCAGAAAACGCAGGGTCCCGCGTCAGAGATGGGACGACTGGATTGCAAGGAACCTTCGCTGATCGCCCTCAAGGGGCTGGCACGTGACGCGGATATTTTCATGACGCTGACCGAAGAAGAAGGCCGGACAGGACATGAAGCATGCCAAGACGCGGGTTTGCCTTCTACACCTTCAGGGGCGGCGGGGATTGCGGGGTTGCTTGCCGTGCCCGGCATGGCTGATGACTTTGGCCTGACTGATACCTCCTGCATTCTAGCGATCCTAAGCGAAGAACCGGTCCCTTGA
- a CDS encoding M24 family metallopeptidase has product MGFPASEYSARTRNAQRLMAEHDVHALLLTTEPEVRYFTGFLTRFWESPTRPWFVIVPLAGDPIAVIPSIGAHLMGQTWVSDIRTWQSPNYNDDGVSLLADTLKEIVPAQGSVGLADQIESHLRMPLVDLRKLESALGNRKISSDHGITARLRLVKSEAEIDKITTAAGIADRSFDRVPEIVSAGVPLSQVFRDFQRLALEEGADWVPYLAGGAGQGGYGDVISPATDIPLQKGDVLMLDTGLVHDGYFCDFDRNYSIGPPSAGVRQAHHKLIEATQAGFEAARPGATMSDLFHAMNGIANPDAVGSDGGRLGHHLGMQLTEGPSIIPQDHTLLVPGMVLTLEPGVSLPESKIMVHEEDIVITEEGARYLSTPQGTDIRVIG; this is encoded by the coding sequence ATAGGGTTTCCGGCGTCTGAATATTCCGCTCGGACGCGCAATGCGCAACGCCTGATGGCTGAGCACGATGTCCATGCCTTACTGCTGACAACCGAACCCGAGGTGCGGTATTTTACCGGATTTCTGACGCGTTTTTGGGAAAGCCCGACACGGCCGTGGTTCGTTATCGTGCCACTGGCGGGTGATCCGATTGCCGTCATCCCATCAATCGGCGCTCATCTAATGGGGCAAACATGGGTCAGCGATATCCGGACCTGGCAATCGCCAAACTATAATGATGACGGGGTCAGTTTACTGGCTGATACGTTGAAAGAGATTGTACCGGCGCAAGGGTCTGTCGGGCTCGCAGACCAAATCGAAAGCCACCTGCGTATGCCTCTCGTTGATTTGCGAAAGCTTGAAAGTGCATTGGGCAACCGAAAGATCAGCTCGGATCATGGGATCACCGCGCGTCTGCGATTGGTTAAGTCCGAAGCAGAGATTGATAAAATCACTACTGCTGCCGGCATCGCAGACCGGAGTTTTGACCGTGTGCCCGAAATCGTCTCCGCCGGTGTTCCACTGTCACAGGTATTCAGGGACTTTCAGCGGTTGGCATTGGAAGAAGGGGCCGATTGGGTTCCCTATCTTGCAGGCGGCGCGGGACAAGGCGGATATGGCGACGTAATTTCACCCGCCACTGACATCCCGCTGCAAAAGGGGGATGTGTTGATGCTGGACACCGGCCTCGTCCATGACGGATATTTCTGCGACTTTGACCGCAATTACAGCATCGGTCCGCCCAGCGCTGGCGTTCGACAGGCACATCACAAGTTGATTGAGGCGACCCAAGCGGGGTTCGAAGCGGCAAGACCGGGTGCGACCATGTCAGATTTGTTTCACGCGATGAATGGCATCGCCAATCCGGATGCGGTGGGTTCTGATGGCGGAAGGTTAGGTCATCATCTGGGGATGCAACTTACGGAAGGTCCGTCGATCATTCCCCAAGATCACACGTTGCTTGTACCCGGTATGGTTCTGACGCTTGAGCCGGGGGTGTCTTTGCCAGAAAGCAAAATCATGGTGCATGAAGAGGATATCGTGATCACCGAAGAAGGTGCGCGGTATTTGTCTACGCCGCAAGGTACAGACATAAGGGTAATCGGATGA
- a CDS encoding maleate cis-trans isomerase family protein → MSLPYTLNADHPTQIGMVVLQSDETLERDLRRLLPLEAEVLVSRVPSAEVLTQASITEMEGNLTQAARLLPRSADCAAVGYGCTSGTAQIGAARVGKLISDGVRTKHVTEPVSALTAACRALGITRLALISPYVAAISDQLRHVLGAAGIRVTAFASFDEPKEESVVRISAQSLRRAAIEIGTTADCEAVFLSCTNLRTLDVIDAIEDEIGKPVLSSNQVLGWHLMQLAALMPPQNLPGRLWQSGR, encoded by the coding sequence ATGAGCCTGCCGTACACTTTGAACGCCGACCACCCAACACAGATCGGCATGGTTGTCCTGCAATCTGATGAAACGCTTGAGCGAGACTTGCGCCGCCTTTTACCGCTGGAGGCGGAGGTGCTGGTGAGCCGCGTGCCTTCGGCAGAGGTGTTAACACAAGCTTCCATCACCGAGATGGAAGGGAACCTGACGCAGGCCGCACGGCTTTTGCCGCGCAGTGCGGATTGTGCCGCTGTGGGATATGGATGTACGTCCGGCACTGCTCAAATCGGGGCCGCGCGTGTTGGGAAGTTAATCTCGGATGGAGTGCGCACGAAACATGTGACAGAACCAGTGTCTGCCCTGACCGCCGCTTGCAGGGCGCTGGGTATTACGCGGCTGGCGCTCATCAGTCCTTATGTCGCCGCGATCTCCGATCAGTTGCGTCATGTATTGGGGGCGGCCGGCATAAGAGTCACGGCCTTTGCGAGTTTTGATGAACCGAAAGAAGAAAGTGTCGTGCGCATCTCGGCTCAATCGTTGCGACGAGCCGCGATTGAAATCGGCACGACGGCTGACTGCGAGGCGGTGTTTCTGTCCTGCACAAATCTGCGCACGCTGGATGTGATAGACGCAATCGAGGACGAAATTGGCAAACCAGTGCTATCCAGCAATCAGGTGCTTGGATGGCATCTGATGCAGCTTGCAGCTCTTATGCCGCCCCAGAACCTGCCGGGGCGGCTTTGGCAATCAGGACGGTGA
- a CDS encoding ABC transporter permease gives MSGIPPYATTGQRAWYYGFRVICGLIFFFLIAPIMVIIPLSFNAQDFFTFTPEMLAFDPAGYSTKHYEDFFTNSDWQLALRNSLKIAPVATLLSVSLGTLAAIGLSQSHVPFRRGIMAILISPMIVPLIISATGMYFFYSNPYIPTPFGKIELPFTLTGTYLGVVLAHAALGIPFVIITVTATLVGFDNSLTRASANMGAGPVTTFFRVQMPLILPGVVSGGLFAFITSFDEVVVVLFVGSAGQKTLPWQMFTGLREQISPTILAVATILIAVSIVLLFVVEMLRRRSERLRGMSPS, from the coding sequence ATGTCCGGAATTCCACCATATGCCACCACCGGCCAACGCGCCTGGTACTACGGATTTCGCGTAATCTGCGGGCTGATCTTTTTCTTCTTGATTGCGCCGATCATGGTGATCATCCCGCTGTCGTTCAACGCGCAGGATTTCTTTACCTTCACGCCGGAAATGCTGGCGTTCGATCCGGCGGGCTATTCGACCAAACACTACGAGGACTTCTTTACCAACTCCGACTGGCAACTTGCCTTGCGCAACTCCCTTAAGATTGCGCCGGTCGCCACGTTGCTTTCGGTGTCTCTCGGCACTTTGGCCGCAATCGGCCTGAGCCAGAGCCACGTGCCCTTCCGCCGCGGGATCATGGCGATCCTGATTTCTCCGATGATTGTACCGCTGATCATATCTGCCACCGGCATGTATTTCTTCTACTCCAATCCTTACATCCCGACACCTTTCGGCAAGATTGAGCTGCCCTTCACGTTGACCGGCACCTACCTCGGCGTGGTTCTGGCACATGCTGCACTTGGTATTCCCTTCGTAATTATCACGGTGACGGCAACGCTTGTGGGCTTCGACAATTCGCTTACGCGTGCTTCGGCCAACATGGGGGCAGGGCCTGTTACGACGTTCTTCCGCGTGCAGATGCCATTGATCCTGCCCGGTGTTGTTTCGGGGGGCTTATTTGCCTTTATCACATCCTTTGATGAAGTCGTTGTGGTGCTGTTCGTGGGGTCAGCAGGTCAAAAAACCCTGCCTTGGCAAATGTTCACAGGTCTGCGCGAACAGATCAGCCCGACCATTCTGGCCGTTGCCACCATCCTGATTGCGGTGTCGATTGTCCTGCTGTTCGTGGTCGAAATGCTGCGCCGCCGGTCCGAACGCCTGCGCGGCATGTCACCGTCCTGA
- a CDS encoding ABC transporter permease codes for MAEQMMAADGRPLKASLNRALRRQKIRALALIAPLLLFILISFVMPIADMLFRSVENEIVENTLPRTVVALQDWDATSGEAPDEPVFNALYTDMALAVEYKSHTRLGSRLNYETTGISSLFRKSGRRISRFDTDAYTDAFTAADPAYADPVQWAAWMDDDALRAKLPLTTSAYDGWEKMIVEAEGDVPTEEQPWDFVYTALYNDGVNGAELPIAVDVSQIEPVSIRAQFSDVDDDWLDPDVWQTIKTYSPTYTNGYFLNSVDLMKGAEGVEQRPENERIYIVLFIRTMIMSLSIMGMCVLLGYPIAWLLANLSARTANLLMILVLLPFWTSLLVRTSAWKVLLQQQGVINDVLVWIGIVADDNRLELINNQTGTIIAMTHILLPFMILPLYSVMKTIPPSYLRAAKSLGATNWTAFWRVYFPQSVPGIGAGCILVFILAIGYYITPELVGGTKGVFISNRIAYHISSSLNWGLAAALGTILLAIVMALYWAYDKIVGIDNVKLGG; via the coding sequence ATGGCTGAACAAATGATGGCTGCCGATGGACGACCGCTCAAAGCGTCGTTGAACCGCGCATTACGGCGTCAAAAAATCCGCGCGCTGGCGCTGATCGCCCCGTTGCTTTTGTTCATTCTGATCTCTTTTGTCATGCCAATTGCGGACATGCTGTTCCGCTCCGTCGAAAACGAGATTGTTGAAAACACGCTTCCGCGCACAGTGGTGGCATTGCAGGACTGGGACGCCACCAGTGGCGAAGCGCCGGACGAGCCTGTTTTCAATGCACTTTACACTGACATGGCACTCGCCGTTGAGTATAAATCCCACACACGTCTGGGCAGCCGCCTGAACTATGAGACAACAGGCATCTCATCCCTGTTTCGCAAATCAGGCCGCCGCATCAGTCGTTTTGATACAGATGCCTATACGGATGCCTTTACCGCTGCTGATCCTGCCTATGCCGATCCGGTACAATGGGCCGCGTGGATGGACGATGACGCGCTGCGCGCGAAACTGCCTTTGACCACCAGCGCTTATGACGGTTGGGAAAAGATGATCGTCGAGGCCGAAGGCGATGTTCCAACCGAAGAGCAGCCATGGGATTTTGTCTATACCGCGCTTTATAATGACGGCGTGAACGGCGCTGAACTGCCGATCGCGGTTGATGTTTCACAGATTGAACCTGTGTCAATCCGTGCACAATTTTCCGATGTCGATGACGACTGGCTCGATCCGGATGTCTGGCAGACGATCAAAACCTATTCGCCGACCTACACCAACGGCTATTTTCTGAACTCGGTGGACCTGATGAAAGGTGCCGAAGGTGTTGAACAGCGGCCCGAGAACGAGCGCATCTATATTGTCCTGTTCATTCGGACTATGATCATGTCGCTGTCTATCATGGGCATGTGTGTTCTGCTGGGATATCCAATCGCATGGTTGCTCGCGAACCTGTCGGCACGCACAGCAAACCTTTTGATGATCCTTGTGCTGTTGCCCTTCTGGACCTCGCTCTTGGTACGGACCTCCGCGTGGAAAGTGCTGTTGCAACAACAGGGGGTTATTAACGATGTCCTCGTGTGGATCGGTATTGTCGCAGACGACAACCGGCTAGAGCTGATTAATAATCAGACCGGTACGATCATCGCGATGACGCACATCCTTCTGCCCTTTATGATCCTGCCGCTTTATTCGGTGATGAAAACCATTCCGCCCAGCTATCTGCGCGCTGCCAAGTCGCTTGGCGCCACAAACTGGACCGCCTTCTGGCGCGTCTATTTCCCGCAATCTGTGCCGGGCATCGGCGCGGGCTGTATTCTCGTCTTCATCCTCGCCATCGGTTACTACATCACACCAGAATTGGTGGGTGGGACCAAGGGTGTCTTCATTTCCAACCGGATTGCCTATCACATTTCCAGCTCTCTCAACTGGGGTCTGGCGGCCGCGCTGGGCACGATCCTGCTGGCCATCGTGATGGCGCTCTACTGGGCCTACGACAAGATCGTCGGTATCGACAACGTAAAGCTGGGGGGCTGA
- a CDS encoding extracellular solute-binding protein: MKITMKLMATSCLTLTAAMANADGHMANEMTIVSWGGAYSASQQAAYHDPYAEKTGVNIINDESSAEAVAKLRAMNEAGNVTWDVVDVVASDAIRLCDEGLALEIDADTQLADGDDGSKASDDFGDLLVSDCFIPQIVYSTTVGYRSDMVGDNAPTEICALFDTETYPGKRSLEKRPINNMEWALLCDGVAKDDVYDVLETEEGQAQAFAKLDTIKDDTIWWSAGADTPQLLADGEVVMGSTYNGRLFALIEEQKQPVAMLWDAQVFDLDGWIIPTGLSPEREARALDYVMFATDTQRLADQAKYISYGPARKSSAPLVGKHAELGIEMAPHMPTDPENAKNTFLYNYEWWADYRDDLDAKFQAWLSQ; this comes from the coding sequence ATGAAAATCACAATGAAACTGATGGCGACTTCGTGCCTGACGCTGACGGCCGCAATGGCCAATGCGGACGGTCACATGGCCAACGAAATGACAATCGTCAGCTGGGGCGGTGCATACTCCGCATCACAGCAGGCGGCCTATCACGACCCCTATGCAGAAAAGACCGGCGTTAACATCATTAACGACGAATCCTCTGCCGAAGCCGTAGCCAAGCTGCGCGCGATGAACGAAGCAGGCAATGTCACATGGGACGTTGTTGACGTTGTGGCATCCGACGCGATCCGCCTGTGCGACGAAGGTCTGGCGCTGGAAATCGACGCGGACACACAGCTGGCTGATGGCGATGACGGCTCCAAGGCGTCCGACGACTTCGGTGATCTGCTGGTCTCTGACTGCTTTATCCCACAGATCGTGTACTCCACGACAGTTGGCTACCGTTCGGACATGGTTGGCGACAACGCACCGACCGAAATCTGCGCATTGTTCGACACCGAAACATATCCTGGCAAGCGTAGCCTCGAAAAGCGTCCGATCAACAACATGGAGTGGGCGCTGCTCTGTGACGGCGTTGCCAAAGACGACGTTTACGACGTGCTGGAGACCGAAGAAGGTCAGGCGCAGGCATTTGCCAAGCTCGACACCATCAAGGACGACACCATCTGGTGGTCTGCCGGTGCCGATACGCCACAGCTTCTGGCCGATGGCGAAGTTGTCATGGGGTCCACATACAACGGTCGCCTTTTCGCTCTGATCGAAGAGCAGAAGCAGCCGGTTGCGATGCTTTGGGACGCGCAGGTATTTGACCTTGATGGTTGGATTATTCCAACAGGACTGAGCCCTGAGCGTGAAGCCCGCGCACTGGACTACGTCATGTTTGCGACAGACACACAGCGTTTGGCGGATCAGGCCAAGTACATCTCTTACGGTCCTGCACGTAAGTCTTCCGCACCACTGGTCGGCAAGCACGCAGAACTGGGCATCGAGATGGCACCACATATGCCTACCGATCCAGAGAACGCCAAGAACACCTTCTTGTATAACTACGAGTGGTGGGCGGACTACCGCGACGATCTGGATGCGAAATTCCAGGCGTGGCTGTCACAGTAA